Proteins from one Syngnathus scovelli strain Florida chromosome 17, RoL_Ssco_1.2, whole genome shotgun sequence genomic window:
- the cdc7 gene encoding cell division cycle 7-related protein kinase isoform X2: MDSSVNYIDNVATDGSVKSTNKKNISRDVESEIESLCKAVPQLAKTFRIIEKIGEGTFSSVYLGEARMRDGSREMFALKHLIPTSHPTRIAAELQCLTVAGGRENVMGVEYCFRNEDHVVIVMPYMEHQAIVDIIGSLSFEEVRLYMYHLLKALRHIHQFGIIHRDIKPNNFLYNRKAKTFALVDFGLAQGTSNTQIELLKPSTAHPPFSFTTTTTTSATRKAPMKKTHVTTMAGASTSRTKHTKDLVALRKAPRPVFSEKNLNSSNSTTAATTKREIKTQLVKPVKTGELSSRRFLSGRRGPATVRPLKTHRGVHQHLTCNCFQTERVCNICLSRKQQVAPRAGTPGFRAPEILTKCPDQGTAIDVWSAGVIFLSLLSGRYPFFKASDDLVALAQIMTIRGSRETVKAAKAFGKAVLCSQELPRLDLRVLCETLRGQRPNKDAKSISKTKPETTDEGAQKQACETPRPHPKSRDKTLKPSSQRHCLVHDERGWDTVPDEAYDLLDLLLDLNPNSRITAAQALEHPLFKDL; the protein is encoded by the exons ATGGATTCTTCGGTCAACTACATTGATAATGTTGCGACAGACGGTAGTGTCAAGTCCACAAacaagaaaaatatttcaa GGGATGTGGAGTCAGAAATCGAATCCCTCTGCAAGGCGGTTCCTCAGCTTGCCAAGACTTTTCGCATCATAGAGAAAATCGGCGAAG GGACATTCAGTTCAGTCTACCTTGGTGAGGCTCGGATGCGGGATGGcagcagagagatgtttgccctCAAACATCTCATTCCTACCAGTCATCCAACTCGCATTGCTGCGGAGCTCCAATGTCTCACTGTTGCTGG gggcagggaaaatgtaatGGGTGTGGAGTATTGCTTCAGGAATGAGGATCATGTTGTGATTGTTATGCCTTATATGGAACATCAAGCAATAGTG GACATCATCGGCTCATTGAGCTTCGAAGAGGTTCGTCTGTACATGTATCATCTGCTGAAGGCACTCAGACACATTCACCAGTTTGGCATAATCCATCGAGACATCAAGCCAAACAACTTTCTCTACAACAGAAAGGCCAAGAC GTTTGCCCTGGTGGACTTCGGCTTGGCTCAGGGAACGTCCAACACTCAAATTGAGCTCCTCAAG CCATCCACGGCTCACCCACCTTTTTccttcaccaccaccaccaccacctccgcCACTAGGAAAGCGCCGATGAAAAAAACACACGTCACGACCATGGCGGGGGCCTCTACATCTCGCACAAAGCACACGAAG GATTTAGTGGCTTTACGCAAAGCGCCAAGACCCGTGTTTAGCGAGAAGAACCTAAACAGCAGCAATTCAACCACCGCCGCCACCACTAAACGAGAAATAAAGACACAA CTGGTAAAACCCGTGAAAACCGGGGAGCTCTCAAGTCGAAGGTTTCTTTCAGGCCGAAGGGGACCAGCAACTGTCAGACCTCTGAAAACTCATCGAGGTGTTCATCAACATCTCACTTGTAACTGCTTCCAGACAGAGCGTGTCTGCAATATCTGCCTGTCCAG GAAGCAGCAGGTGGCTCCCAGAGCGGGAACACCAGGTTTCCGAGCACCGGAGATACTCACCAAGTGTCCAGACCAAGGAACAG CCATTGATGTGTGGTCAGCCGGAGTCATCTTCCTCTCCCTGCTCAGTGGACGCTACCCGTTCTTCAAAGCCAGCGACGATTTAGTGGCTCTCGCTCAGATCATGACTATACGAGGCTCCAGAGAGACCGTAAAAGCAGCCAAGGCATTCG GCAAGGCGGTGCTGTGTAGTCAAGAACTTCCTCGGCTAGACCTCAGGGTCCTCTGCGAGACGCTCAGAGGACAGAGACCCAATAAAGACGCCAAGTCAATCAGCAAAACCAAACCTGAAACTACGGATGAAGGAGCTCAAAAGCAAGCTTGTGAGACTCCTCGTCCACATCCAAAAAGCCGGGATAAAACCCTGAAACCTTCCTCTCAGCGGCACTGTCTGGTCCATGATGAACGGGGCTGGGACACAGTTCCCGACGAGGCTTACGACCTATTGGACCTTTTGCTGGATCTCAACCCGAATAGCAGAATTACAGCAGCACAGGCCCTGGAGCACCCGCTCTTTAAGGACTTGTAA
- the glmna gene encoding glomulin, FKBP associated protein a isoform X2, giving the protein MGWNLLPPLIQVLLKKDDKNVLHCLAIFNHLIETCRPKELLIGLLEQLEQEEPVAIAESFHLLLKPLQKVLLRLGNRKASSLGMALSFALDQVAKLPVPQTKEQEEDNIFPLCRCCCDLTAFVKPFVQEAKQEFCNGDGKPSESSKKLTGFDRVDQEELRTELVKFCMSTLSRPLLEVQLNDSDVLASSPLRDFATEILNNLAAIGESTPSLVYQPLCKRKEVAGFLEEEVRYPKESQASLAHLVFVHHLAADTFPYVFNPMFSLRCNMNHVDLLLSKSEEFRIQKGLELYENSLGRVEDNSLPTELLEIKTFRTVPQNLTKVMTICPKHELRCKGLKVFQLSLEKFNLEAKYDFFKYMLKTSNHSGVEGYVIKNIRNQIDAALRPGNSNIWFEGFRLMPLLWLVFTLPDGPETDLLQYLDRLMEALNLLRYLVIRDKVTEDKTGIWTALSKIEDVFLKPLRVGINMSRAHYERELSTTVENNKRNVKDTSVISLSVGDEKLPNMSFESQVEALHSALHTFDMMESVLVRIEELTEVKSSI; this is encoded by the exons ATGGGGTGGAACCTGCTGCCTCCTCTGATTCAAGTTCTATTGAAGAAGGACGACAAGAACGTTCTTCACTGTCTGGCCATTTTCAATCACCTAATTGAG ACATGCAGACCTAAAGAGTTGCTGATCGGCCTGTTGGAGCAGTTGGAGCAGGAGGAGCCTGTCGCCATAGCAGAGAGCTTCCATTTGCTATTGAAACCTTTGCAGAAAG tgCTGCTGCGCCTGGGCAATCGTAAGGCGTCGTCTTTGGGCATGGCCTTGTCCTTCGCTTTGGACCAGGTGGCCAAACTGCCTGTCCCTCAAACCAAAGAGCAGGAGGAGGACAACATTTTCCCGCTCTGTCGTTGCTGCTGTGACCTGACTGCCTTTGTCAAGCCCTTTGTCCAAGAAGCCAAACAGGAGTTCTGCAACGGTGACGGCAAGCCAAGCGAAAGCTCCAAAAAGTTGACCGGATTCGACCGAGTGGATCAAGAGGAGCTGAGGACAGAACTTGTCAAATT CTGCATGAGCACTTTGAGTCGTCCTCTTCTGGAGGTGCAACTCAACGATTCCGACGTTTTGGCTTCGTCTCCTCTGAGGGATTTTGCAACAGAGATTTTG AACAACCTCGCTGCTATCGGAGAGTCTACGCCGAGCCTGGTGTATCAGCCTCTATGCAAGAGGAAAGAGGTGGCCGGCTTTttagaggaggaagtgcgctatCCCAAAGAGTCGCAAgccagcctggctcacctggtgtTTGTTCACCACCTCGCCGCCGACACCTTCCCCTATGTCTTCAA TCCCATGTTCAGCCTTCGGTGTAATATGAATCATGTCGACCTCCTGCTGTCCAA aagtgaAGAGTTTCGGATCCAGAAAGGACTC GAGCTTTATGAAAATAGTCTTGGGCGTGTGGAGGATAACAGTTTGCCTACAGAACTACTGGAAATTAAAACCTTCCGCACTGTGCCTCAG AACTTAACCAAGGTCATGACCATATGTCCAAAACACGAGTTG AGATGCAAAGGTTTGAAGGTGTTCCAGCTAAGCCTTGAGAAGTTTAATCTTGAAGCCAAGTACGATTTTTTCAA GTACATGCTGAAAACGAGCAATCACTCCGGAGTAGAAGGCTACGTCATCAAAAACATCAGAAATCAGATCGATGCGGCCTTGCGG CCCGGGAACAGTAACATTTGGTTTGAGGGTTTTCGCTTGATGCCCCTGCTGTGGTTGGTCTTCACTCTCCCAGACGGCCCTGAGACCGACCTTCTGCAGTACCTGGACAG ACTCATGGAGGCTCTGAACTTGCTGCGTTACCTCGTCATAAGAGATAAAGTGACAGAGGACAAG ACGGGGATCTGGACAGCGCTGTCTAAAATAGAAGATGTGTTCTTGAAGCCCCTTCGTGTTGGGATTAACATGTCGAGAGCTCACTATGAGAGGGAGCTCAGCACCACCGTGGAGAACAACAAGAGAAATGTCAAAG ACACGTCTGTGATTTCCTTGTCCGTTGGTGATGAGAAGCTGCCAAATATGTCCTTCGAGTCTCAGGTTGAG GCCCTCCATTCGGCCCTGCACACCTTTGACATGATGGAGAGCGTACTGGTGCGAATAGAGGAGCTCACGGAGGTGAAGAGCTCCATCTAA
- the glmna gene encoding glomulin, FKBP associated protein a isoform X1: MALDRFSDVVQRCQALPCDSYTTEDHDIFLTAGRSCIEEGNCAQVLSIVLDDTNQEIVRCMGWNLLPPLIQVLLKKDDKNVLHCLAIFNHLIETCRPKELLIGLLEQLEQEEPVAIAESFHLLLKPLQKVLLRLGNRKASSLGMALSFALDQVAKLPVPQTKEQEEDNIFPLCRCCCDLTAFVKPFVQEAKQEFCNGDGKPSESSKKLTGFDRVDQEELRTELVKFCMSTLSRPLLEVQLNDSDVLASSPLRDFATEILNNLAAIGESTPSLVYQPLCKRKEVAGFLEEEVRYPKESQASLAHLVFVHHLAADTFPYVFNPMFSLRCNMNHVDLLLSKSEEFRIQKGLELYENSLGRVEDNSLPTELLEIKTFRTVPQNLTKVMTICPKHELRCKGLKVFQLSLEKFNLEAKYDFFKYMLKTSNHSGVEGYVIKNIRNQIDAALRPGNSNIWFEGFRLMPLLWLVFTLPDGPETDLLQYLDRLMEALNLLRYLVIRDKVTEDKTGIWTALSKIEDVFLKPLRVGINMSRAHYERELSTTVENNKRNVKDTSVISLSVGDEKLPNMSFESQVEALHSALHTFDMMESVLVRIEELTEVKSSI; the protein is encoded by the exons ATGGCTTTGGATCGATTCAGTGATGTGGTGCAGAGATGT CAAGCCCTGCCATGTGACAGCTACACCACCGAAGATCACGACATCTTTCTTACTGCTGGTCGGTCATGCATCGAGGAGGGAAACTGTGCTCAAGTGCTCAGTATTGTCTTGGATGACACAAATCAG GAGATTGTGAGATGTATGGGGTGGAACCTGCTGCCTCCTCTGATTCAAGTTCTATTGAAGAAGGACGACAAGAACGTTCTTCACTGTCTGGCCATTTTCAATCACCTAATTGAG ACATGCAGACCTAAAGAGTTGCTGATCGGCCTGTTGGAGCAGTTGGAGCAGGAGGAGCCTGTCGCCATAGCAGAGAGCTTCCATTTGCTATTGAAACCTTTGCAGAAAG tgCTGCTGCGCCTGGGCAATCGTAAGGCGTCGTCTTTGGGCATGGCCTTGTCCTTCGCTTTGGACCAGGTGGCCAAACTGCCTGTCCCTCAAACCAAAGAGCAGGAGGAGGACAACATTTTCCCGCTCTGTCGTTGCTGCTGTGACCTGACTGCCTTTGTCAAGCCCTTTGTCCAAGAAGCCAAACAGGAGTTCTGCAACGGTGACGGCAAGCCAAGCGAAAGCTCCAAAAAGTTGACCGGATTCGACCGAGTGGATCAAGAGGAGCTGAGGACAGAACTTGTCAAATT CTGCATGAGCACTTTGAGTCGTCCTCTTCTGGAGGTGCAACTCAACGATTCCGACGTTTTGGCTTCGTCTCCTCTGAGGGATTTTGCAACAGAGATTTTG AACAACCTCGCTGCTATCGGAGAGTCTACGCCGAGCCTGGTGTATCAGCCTCTATGCAAGAGGAAAGAGGTGGCCGGCTTTttagaggaggaagtgcgctatCCCAAAGAGTCGCAAgccagcctggctcacctggtgtTTGTTCACCACCTCGCCGCCGACACCTTCCCCTATGTCTTCAA TCCCATGTTCAGCCTTCGGTGTAATATGAATCATGTCGACCTCCTGCTGTCCAA aagtgaAGAGTTTCGGATCCAGAAAGGACTC GAGCTTTATGAAAATAGTCTTGGGCGTGTGGAGGATAACAGTTTGCCTACAGAACTACTGGAAATTAAAACCTTCCGCACTGTGCCTCAG AACTTAACCAAGGTCATGACCATATGTCCAAAACACGAGTTG AGATGCAAAGGTTTGAAGGTGTTCCAGCTAAGCCTTGAGAAGTTTAATCTTGAAGCCAAGTACGATTTTTTCAA GTACATGCTGAAAACGAGCAATCACTCCGGAGTAGAAGGCTACGTCATCAAAAACATCAGAAATCAGATCGATGCGGCCTTGCGG CCCGGGAACAGTAACATTTGGTTTGAGGGTTTTCGCTTGATGCCCCTGCTGTGGTTGGTCTTCACTCTCCCAGACGGCCCTGAGACCGACCTTCTGCAGTACCTGGACAG ACTCATGGAGGCTCTGAACTTGCTGCGTTACCTCGTCATAAGAGATAAAGTGACAGAGGACAAG ACGGGGATCTGGACAGCGCTGTCTAAAATAGAAGATGTGTTCTTGAAGCCCCTTCGTGTTGGGATTAACATGTCGAGAGCTCACTATGAGAGGGAGCTCAGCACCACCGTGGAGAACAACAAGAGAAATGTCAAAG ACACGTCTGTGATTTCCTTGTCCGTTGGTGATGAGAAGCTGCCAAATATGTCCTTCGAGTCTCAGGTTGAG GCCCTCCATTCGGCCCTGCACACCTTTGACATGATGGAGAGCGTACTGGTGCGAATAGAGGAGCTCACGGAGGTGAAGAGCTCCATCTAA
- the cdc7 gene encoding cell division cycle 7-related protein kinase isoform X1 yields the protein MDSSVNYIDNVATDGSVKSTNKKNISRDVESEIESLCKAVPQLAKTFRIIEKIGEGTFSSVYLGEARMRDGSREMFALKHLIPTSHPTRIAAELQCLTVAGGRENVMGVEYCFRNEDHVVIVMPYMEHQAIVDIIGSLSFEEVRLYMYHLLKALRHIHQFGIIHRDIKPNNFLYNRKAKTFALVDFGLAQGTSNTQIELLKVVRQKLSVPKAESSKNTRGNAPPRLVITNTAPTSLPPQPSTAHPPFSFTTTTTTSATRKAPMKKTHVTTMAGASTSRTKHTKDLVALRKAPRPVFSEKNLNSSNSTTAATTKREIKTQLVKPVKTGELSSRRFLSGRRGPATVRPLKTHRGVHQHLTCNCFQTERVCNICLSRKQQVAPRAGTPGFRAPEILTKCPDQGTAIDVWSAGVIFLSLLSGRYPFFKASDDLVALAQIMTIRGSRETVKAAKAFGKAVLCSQELPRLDLRVLCETLRGQRPNKDAKSISKTKPETTDEGAQKQACETPRPHPKSRDKTLKPSSQRHCLVHDERGWDTVPDEAYDLLDLLLDLNPNSRITAAQALEHPLFKDL from the exons ATGGATTCTTCGGTCAACTACATTGATAATGTTGCGACAGACGGTAGTGTCAAGTCCACAAacaagaaaaatatttcaa GGGATGTGGAGTCAGAAATCGAATCCCTCTGCAAGGCGGTTCCTCAGCTTGCCAAGACTTTTCGCATCATAGAGAAAATCGGCGAAG GGACATTCAGTTCAGTCTACCTTGGTGAGGCTCGGATGCGGGATGGcagcagagagatgtttgccctCAAACATCTCATTCCTACCAGTCATCCAACTCGCATTGCTGCGGAGCTCCAATGTCTCACTGTTGCTGG gggcagggaaaatgtaatGGGTGTGGAGTATTGCTTCAGGAATGAGGATCATGTTGTGATTGTTATGCCTTATATGGAACATCAAGCAATAGTG GACATCATCGGCTCATTGAGCTTCGAAGAGGTTCGTCTGTACATGTATCATCTGCTGAAGGCACTCAGACACATTCACCAGTTTGGCATAATCCATCGAGACATCAAGCCAAACAACTTTCTCTACAACAGAAAGGCCAAGAC GTTTGCCCTGGTGGACTTCGGCTTGGCTCAGGGAACGTCCAACACTCAAATTGAGCTCCTCAAGGTAGTCAGACAAAAGTTGTCAGTGCCAAAAGCTGAAAGCTCCAAAAATACACGAGGCAACGCGCCACCGAGACTCGTCATTACCAACACAGCCCCCACCTCACTACCTCCGCAGCCATCCACGGCTCACCCACCTTTTTccttcaccaccaccaccaccacctccgcCACTAGGAAAGCGCCGATGAAAAAAACACACGTCACGACCATGGCGGGGGCCTCTACATCTCGCACAAAGCACACGAAG GATTTAGTGGCTTTACGCAAAGCGCCAAGACCCGTGTTTAGCGAGAAGAACCTAAACAGCAGCAATTCAACCACCGCCGCCACCACTAAACGAGAAATAAAGACACAA CTGGTAAAACCCGTGAAAACCGGGGAGCTCTCAAGTCGAAGGTTTCTTTCAGGCCGAAGGGGACCAGCAACTGTCAGACCTCTGAAAACTCATCGAGGTGTTCATCAACATCTCACTTGTAACTGCTTCCAGACAGAGCGTGTCTGCAATATCTGCCTGTCCAG GAAGCAGCAGGTGGCTCCCAGAGCGGGAACACCAGGTTTCCGAGCACCGGAGATACTCACCAAGTGTCCAGACCAAGGAACAG CCATTGATGTGTGGTCAGCCGGAGTCATCTTCCTCTCCCTGCTCAGTGGACGCTACCCGTTCTTCAAAGCCAGCGACGATTTAGTGGCTCTCGCTCAGATCATGACTATACGAGGCTCCAGAGAGACCGTAAAAGCAGCCAAGGCATTCG GCAAGGCGGTGCTGTGTAGTCAAGAACTTCCTCGGCTAGACCTCAGGGTCCTCTGCGAGACGCTCAGAGGACAGAGACCCAATAAAGACGCCAAGTCAATCAGCAAAACCAAACCTGAAACTACGGATGAAGGAGCTCAAAAGCAAGCTTGTGAGACTCCTCGTCCACATCCAAAAAGCCGGGATAAAACCCTGAAACCTTCCTCTCAGCGGCACTGTCTGGTCCATGATGAACGGGGCTGGGACACAGTTCCCGACGAGGCTTACGACCTATTGGACCTTTTGCTGGATCTCAACCCGAATAGCAGAATTACAGCAGCACAGGCCCTGGAGCACCCGCTCTTTAAGGACTTGTAA
- the cdc7 gene encoding cell division cycle 7-related protein kinase isoform X3, translating to MDSSVNYIDNVATDGSVKSTNKKNISRDVESEIESLCKAVPQLAKTFRIIEKIGEGTFSSVYLGEARMRDGSREMFALKHLIPTSHPTRIAAELQCLTVAGGRENVMGVEYCFRNEDHVVIVMPYMEHQAIVDIIGSLSFEEVRLYMYHLLKALRHIHQFGIIHRDIKPNNFLYNRKAKTFALVDFGLAQGTSNTQIELLKDLVALRKAPRPVFSEKNLNSSNSTTAATTKREIKTQLVKPVKTGELSSRRFLSGRRGPATVRPLKTHRGVHQHLTCNCFQTERVCNICLSRKQQVAPRAGTPGFRAPEILTKCPDQGTAIDVWSAGVIFLSLLSGRYPFFKASDDLVALAQIMTIRGSRETVKAAKAFGKAVLCSQELPRLDLRVLCETLRGQRPNKDAKSISKTKPETTDEGAQKQACETPRPHPKSRDKTLKPSSQRHCLVHDERGWDTVPDEAYDLLDLLLDLNPNSRITAAQALEHPLFKDL from the exons ATGGATTCTTCGGTCAACTACATTGATAATGTTGCGACAGACGGTAGTGTCAAGTCCACAAacaagaaaaatatttcaa GGGATGTGGAGTCAGAAATCGAATCCCTCTGCAAGGCGGTTCCTCAGCTTGCCAAGACTTTTCGCATCATAGAGAAAATCGGCGAAG GGACATTCAGTTCAGTCTACCTTGGTGAGGCTCGGATGCGGGATGGcagcagagagatgtttgccctCAAACATCTCATTCCTACCAGTCATCCAACTCGCATTGCTGCGGAGCTCCAATGTCTCACTGTTGCTGG gggcagggaaaatgtaatGGGTGTGGAGTATTGCTTCAGGAATGAGGATCATGTTGTGATTGTTATGCCTTATATGGAACATCAAGCAATAGTG GACATCATCGGCTCATTGAGCTTCGAAGAGGTTCGTCTGTACATGTATCATCTGCTGAAGGCACTCAGACACATTCACCAGTTTGGCATAATCCATCGAGACATCAAGCCAAACAACTTTCTCTACAACAGAAAGGCCAAGAC GTTTGCCCTGGTGGACTTCGGCTTGGCTCAGGGAACGTCCAACACTCAAATTGAGCTCCTCAAG GATTTAGTGGCTTTACGCAAAGCGCCAAGACCCGTGTTTAGCGAGAAGAACCTAAACAGCAGCAATTCAACCACCGCCGCCACCACTAAACGAGAAATAAAGACACAA CTGGTAAAACCCGTGAAAACCGGGGAGCTCTCAAGTCGAAGGTTTCTTTCAGGCCGAAGGGGACCAGCAACTGTCAGACCTCTGAAAACTCATCGAGGTGTTCATCAACATCTCACTTGTAACTGCTTCCAGACAGAGCGTGTCTGCAATATCTGCCTGTCCAG GAAGCAGCAGGTGGCTCCCAGAGCGGGAACACCAGGTTTCCGAGCACCGGAGATACTCACCAAGTGTCCAGACCAAGGAACAG CCATTGATGTGTGGTCAGCCGGAGTCATCTTCCTCTCCCTGCTCAGTGGACGCTACCCGTTCTTCAAAGCCAGCGACGATTTAGTGGCTCTCGCTCAGATCATGACTATACGAGGCTCCAGAGAGACCGTAAAAGCAGCCAAGGCATTCG GCAAGGCGGTGCTGTGTAGTCAAGAACTTCCTCGGCTAGACCTCAGGGTCCTCTGCGAGACGCTCAGAGGACAGAGACCCAATAAAGACGCCAAGTCAATCAGCAAAACCAAACCTGAAACTACGGATGAAGGAGCTCAAAAGCAAGCTTGTGAGACTCCTCGTCCACATCCAAAAAGCCGGGATAAAACCCTGAAACCTTCCTCTCAGCGGCACTGTCTGGTCCATGATGAACGGGGCTGGGACACAGTTCCCGACGAGGCTTACGACCTATTGGACCTTTTGCTGGATCTCAACCCGAATAGCAGAATTACAGCAGCACAGGCCCTGGAGCACCCGCTCTTTAAGGACTTGTAA